The following coding sequences lie in one Streptomyces sp. NBC_00510 genomic window:
- a CDS encoding cation diffusion facilitator family transporter — translation MGAGHAHGHGHSHGPGSVPTGTAAAAYRGRLRMALGITLLILVAEVTGSALTGSLALLADAGHMATDAAGLAMALVAIHFANRPPSERRTFGLARAEILSAVANAVLLFGVGAFIFYEAVRRLITPTEVEGGLTVVFGAIGLVANSVSLLLLMRGQRESLNVRGAFLEVMADALGSLAVVVAALVILATGWQQADPVASILIGLMIVPRTWKLLREAIDVLLEAAPKDVDMADVRAHILALPGVAGLHDLHVWTITSGMPVLSAHVVVSRDVLDAVGHEKMLHDLQGCLGTHFDVEHCTFQLEPVGHAEHEARLCH, via the coding sequence ATGGGCGCAGGGCACGCGCACGGCCACGGCCACTCGCACGGGCCGGGTTCCGTACCGACGGGCACGGCGGCCGCCGCGTACCGCGGGCGGCTGCGCATGGCGCTCGGCATCACGCTGCTGATCCTGGTGGCCGAGGTCACGGGCAGCGCGCTCACCGGATCGCTCGCCCTGCTCGCCGACGCCGGGCACATGGCGACCGACGCGGCGGGCCTCGCGATGGCACTGGTGGCCATCCACTTCGCCAACCGCCCGCCGAGCGAACGCCGCACCTTCGGGCTGGCGCGCGCCGAGATCCTGTCGGCGGTGGCCAACGCGGTGCTGCTGTTCGGCGTGGGCGCCTTCATCTTCTACGAGGCGGTCCGCCGGCTCATCACGCCCACCGAGGTGGAGGGCGGGCTCACCGTCGTCTTCGGTGCGATCGGCCTGGTGGCGAACTCGGTGTCGCTGCTGCTGCTGATGCGCGGGCAGCGCGAGAGCCTGAACGTCCGGGGTGCCTTCCTGGAGGTCATGGCGGACGCGCTGGGCTCGCTGGCCGTCGTCGTGGCGGCGCTGGTGATCCTGGCCACCGGCTGGCAGCAGGCGGACCCGGTCGCCTCGATCCTGATCGGGCTGATGATCGTCCCGCGGACGTGGAAGCTGCTGCGCGAGGCCATCGACGTCCTGCTGGAGGCCGCGCCCAAGGACGTGGACATGGCCGACGTACGGGCGCACATCCTGGCGCTGCCCGGAGTGGCCGGGCTGCACGACCTGCACGTGTGGACGATCACCTCGGGGATGCCGGTGCTCTCCGCGCACGTCGTGGTGAGCCGGGACGTCCTGGACGCGGTCGGTCACGAGAAGATGCTGCACGACCTGCAGGGCTGCCTCGGCACCCACTTCGACGTGGAGCACTGCACCTTCCAGCTGGAGCCGGTCGGACACGCCGAGCACGAGGCGCGGTTGTGCCACTGA
- the idi gene encoding isopentenyl-diphosphate Delta-isomerase translates to MPTSPAADRPRTPAADPSSNGAPAPILLELVDETGVTIGTAEKLSAHLPPGRLHRAFSVFLFDGEGRLLLQRRAAGKYHSPGVWSNTCCGHPYPGEPPFVAAARRTGEELGVAPALMREAGTVRYNHPDPASGLVEQEYNHLFVGLVTAPLDPDPEEIGETAFVSPAELAALRAAGPFSAWFPTVLDAALPAVRELTGDAGW, encoded by the coding sequence ATGCCCACGAGCCCCGCCGCCGACCGGCCCCGCACACCCGCCGCGGACCCCTCCTCCAACGGTGCCCCGGCGCCGATCCTCCTCGAGCTGGTCGACGAGACCGGTGTGACGATCGGCACTGCGGAGAAGCTGTCGGCCCACCTGCCGCCGGGGCGGCTCCACCGTGCGTTCTCGGTCTTCCTCTTCGACGGCGAGGGAAGGCTGCTGCTGCAGCGCCGGGCGGCGGGGAAGTACCACTCCCCCGGCGTGTGGTCGAACACCTGCTGCGGTCACCCCTATCCGGGCGAACCGCCCTTCGTCGCCGCCGCGCGCCGCACGGGTGAGGAGCTCGGTGTGGCGCCCGCGCTGATGCGGGAGGCCGGCACGGTCCGCTACAACCACCCGGACCCGGCGTCGGGGCTGGTCGAGCAGGAGTACAACCACCTCTTCGTCGGCCTGGTGACCGCGCCCCTGGATCCGGATCCGGAGGAGATCGGCGAGACCGCGTTCGTGTCGCCAGCCGAGCTCGCCGCGCTCCGCGCCGCCGGGCCGTTCTCTGCCTGGTTCCCGACCGTGCTCGATGCCGCGCTGCCGGCGGTGCGCGAGCTGACGGGCGACGCGGGCTGGTAG
- a CDS encoding ATP-binding protein, with the protein MAPDVPRPYEGVWRFTAPALDSSVPQARHAVRDLVVRQGVPVSEELLHGLLLIVSELVTNAVRHAALLSPEIAVEFAVGVDWVRVAVEDNHPYRPKALQVDDADTGGRGLLLVKTVTAEAGGMCDVQQTTTGGKVIWAALPLPPGLVR; encoded by the coding sequence ATGGCGCCGGATGTCCCGCGCCCGTACGAGGGCGTGTGGCGCTTCACCGCCCCCGCGCTGGACTCCTCGGTGCCGCAGGCCCGGCACGCGGTACGGGACCTGGTCGTCCGCCAGGGCGTGCCGGTCAGCGAGGAACTGCTGCACGGCCTGCTGCTGATCGTCTCCGAGCTGGTCACCAACGCGGTGCGGCACGCCGCACTGCTGTCGCCCGAGATCGCCGTGGAGTTCGCCGTCGGCGTGGACTGGGTACGGGTGGCCGTCGAGGACAACCACCCGTACCGGCCCAAGGCCCTGCAGGTCGACGACGCCGACACCGGCGGGCGCGGCCTGCTGCTGGTCAAGACGGTCACCGCCGAGGCGGGCGGGATGTGCGACGTCCAGCAGACGACGACCGGCGGCAAGGTCATCTGGGCCGCGCTCCCGCTGCCGCCCGGCCTGGTGCGCTGA
- a CDS encoding DUF308 domain-containing protein, with product MAPFKGRKKHPEPPEAGIKRSFGWVAALGAVLVVGGLVGLFYVGFATITSMLLFGWLLLVGGVVGLVQAVQNRDTNFFWLALVVAALYIAAGVVVIRNPEQTAAALTMFAALLFLTGGIFRLFGGMVVRGPHMVWTLIQGAIGILLAILVLANWPESSLYVIGAFFSLALLFDGLGLLGAGLGGRRIVGMVADARDAPLTRQ from the coding sequence ATGGCCCCGTTCAAGGGACGCAAGAAGCATCCGGAGCCCCCGGAGGCCGGGATCAAGCGCAGCTTCGGCTGGGTCGCCGCCCTCGGGGCGGTCCTCGTCGTGGGCGGCCTGGTCGGGCTGTTCTACGTGGGCTTCGCGACCATCACCTCGATGCTGCTCTTCGGCTGGCTGCTGCTGGTCGGCGGCGTCGTCGGCCTGGTCCAGGCGGTGCAGAACCGCGACACCAACTTCTTCTGGCTCGCCCTGGTCGTGGCGGCCCTCTACATCGCCGCCGGGGTCGTCGTGATCCGCAACCCCGAGCAGACGGCGGCCGCCCTCACCATGTTCGCGGCCCTGCTCTTCCTGACCGGCGGGATCTTCCGCCTCTTCGGGGGCATGGTGGTGCGCGGGCCGCACATGGTGTGGACACTCATCCAGGGCGCGATCGGCATCCTGCTGGCGATCCTGGTCCTGGCGAACTGGCCGGAGAGCAGCCTCTACGTCATCGGCGCCTTCTTCTCCCTGGCGCTGCTCTTCGACGGACTGGGGCTGCTCGGCGCCGGCCTCGGGGGCCGCCGGATCGTCGGAATGGTCGCCGATGCCCGGGACGCCCCGCTGACGCGTCAGTGA
- a CDS encoding enoyl-CoA hydratase-related protein, translated as MSEPSGPGLRVDTAGATATVTISNPAKRNAMTVAMWRELPGLLDGLAADPAVRVLVLTGAGGTFCAGADISDLRDPASGSGTAQTAAVEAEEALAAFPKPTLAVIRGFCVGGGCQLAAACDLRFAAEGSRFGVTPARLGIVYPASSTRRLTGLVGPSTAKHLLFSAELIGHERALRTGLVDEVLAEDELDKRVEEFAGVLASRSLLTQAAAKELTAPGPDPARVGHWARQAEGSDDTAEGVAAFLEGREPRFTWTVGR; from the coding sequence ATGTCCGAGCCGTCCGGGCCCGGCCTGAGGGTGGACACGGCGGGCGCCACCGCCACCGTGACGATCAGCAATCCGGCCAAGCGCAACGCGATGACCGTGGCGATGTGGCGGGAGCTGCCCGGCCTGCTCGACGGCCTCGCCGCGGACCCGGCCGTGCGCGTCCTGGTGCTCACCGGGGCCGGCGGCACCTTCTGCGCCGGCGCGGACATCTCCGACCTGCGCGATCCGGCGAGCGGTTCCGGCACGGCGCAGACCGCGGCCGTGGAGGCGGAGGAGGCTCTCGCGGCGTTCCCCAAGCCGACCCTGGCCGTGATCCGCGGCTTCTGCGTGGGCGGCGGCTGCCAGCTCGCGGCCGCCTGCGACCTGCGGTTCGCCGCGGAGGGCTCGCGCTTCGGGGTCACCCCGGCGCGGCTGGGCATCGTCTACCCCGCGTCCTCCACGCGGCGGCTGACGGGGCTCGTCGGGCCGTCGACGGCGAAGCACCTGCTGTTCTCCGCGGAGCTGATCGGCCACGAGCGGGCGCTGCGGACCGGGCTGGTGGACGAGGTGCTGGCTGAGGACGAGCTGGACAAGCGGGTCGAGGAGTTCGCCGGGGTGCTGGCCTCGCGGTCGCTGCTGACGCAGGCGGCGGCCAAGGAGCTCACCGCGCCCGGACCCGACCCCGCGCGGGTCGGGCACTGGGCCCGTCAGGCGGAGGGCAGCGACGACACGGCGGAGGGCGTGGCCGCCTTCCTGGAGGGCCGCGAGCCCCGCTTCACATGGACGGTGGGACGGTAG
- a CDS encoding pyridoxamine 5'-phosphate oxidase family protein, which yields MPAADRTLPVTGRTRHRRLREQGSVSRDDLDAVLGAGFVCHLAVVVDGTPLAVPTAYGYDAAAGTLYLHGSVASRSLRPAPGAPVCVTVTHVDGLVLARSVFEHGVNYRSAMVLGTLRTVAEPEEKLHGLRVLTEQCAPGQWDHARRPDRRELAATTLLALATDEASVKLRTGPPEDGDGPDAALPVWAGVLPLTTAWGTPVPDPALRDGVPLPPHLAALTTVPPSM from the coding sequence GTGCCAGCCGCCGACCGCACGCTTCCCGTCACCGGGCGCACCCGTCACCGCCGCCTGCGGGAGCAGGGCAGTGTCTCCCGCGACGACCTGGACGCCGTGCTGGGCGCGGGGTTCGTGTGCCACCTCGCCGTCGTCGTCGACGGCACGCCGCTGGCGGTGCCCACCGCCTACGGGTACGACGCCGCCGCCGGCACCCTCTACCTGCACGGCTCCGTGGCGAGCCGCAGCCTGCGCCCGGCCCCGGGCGCGCCGGTCTGCGTCACGGTGACGCACGTGGACGGCCTGGTCCTGGCCCGGTCCGTCTTCGAGCACGGCGTCAACTACCGCAGCGCGATGGTCCTCGGTACGCTCCGCACCGTCGCCGAGCCCGAGGAGAAGCTGCACGGCCTGCGGGTGCTCACCGAGCAGTGCGCCCCGGGGCAGTGGGACCACGCCCGCCGGCCGGACCGCCGGGAGCTCGCCGCGACGACGCTGCTGGCGCTGGCCACCGACGAGGCCTCGGTGAAGCTCCGCACCGGCCCGCCCGAGGACGGCGACGGGCCGGACGCCGCGCTGCCCGTGTGGGCGGGCGTCCTGCCGCTCACCACCGCGTGGGGCACCCCCGTCCCCGACCCGGCGCTGCGCGACGGCGTGCCGCTGCCGCCGCACCTGGCGGCCCTGACTACCGTCCCACCGTCCATGTGA
- a CDS encoding EamA family transporter: MSEPHTFTTRRIPGAVLILAAMTVLHTGSALTTELFDEIGPAGTTWLRVGFAALLLLAFTGRSLWPALRAAPRRDLMAVVLLGAVSGGMMLLFSEAADRIPLGTATALEFLGPLAVAVASLRQRRELAWLLLAAAGVLCLTSPWQSGADLAGVLFGVASGACWALYVIGTQHVGSRFSAQHGLAVSLGVATVFTAPFGAPGVVAGATWSVLAAVAGIAVLMPLVPFLLEMKALQRIGKTAYGTLAGMEPAVSLLAAMVLVSQVPTALQAAGTALVVVAGIGAARGEKRAAGRSGREVTRSEPPTPTHASPAPAPTP, encoded by the coding sequence GTGTCCGAGCCGCATACCTTTACGACCCGCCGCATACCTGGCGCCGTGCTGATCCTGGCCGCGATGACGGTGCTGCACACCGGAAGCGCCCTGACGACGGAACTCTTCGACGAGATCGGCCCGGCCGGCACGACGTGGCTGCGCGTCGGCTTCGCCGCGCTGCTGCTGCTCGCCTTCACCGGCCGGTCGCTGTGGCCCGCGCTGCGCGCCGCCCCGCGCCGGGACCTGATGGCCGTCGTCCTGCTCGGCGCGGTCAGCGGCGGCATGATGCTGCTCTTCTCGGAGGCCGCCGACCGCATCCCCCTGGGCACCGCGACCGCGCTGGAGTTCCTCGGACCGCTCGCCGTCGCCGTCGCCTCCCTGCGGCAGCGCCGCGAACTCGCCTGGCTGCTGCTCGCGGCGGCGGGCGTCCTGTGCCTCACCTCCCCGTGGCAGAGTGGCGCCGACCTGGCGGGCGTCCTGTTCGGGGTCGCCTCCGGCGCGTGCTGGGCGCTGTACGTGATCGGCACCCAGCACGTCGGCAGCCGCTTCTCCGCGCAGCACGGCCTCGCCGTCTCCCTCGGCGTCGCCACGGTGTTCACCGCGCCGTTCGGCGCCCCGGGCGTGGTGGCGGGCGCCACGTGGTCGGTGCTCGCGGCGGTGGCGGGCATCGCCGTCCTGATGCCGCTGGTGCCCTTCCTGCTCGAGATGAAGGCCCTGCAGCGGATCGGCAAGACCGCCTACGGCACCCTCGCGGGCATGGAACCCGCGGTCAGCCTCCTCGCCGCGATGGTGCTGGTCTCCCAGGTCCCGACCGCCCTCCAGGCGGCGGGTACGGCCCTGGTCGTGGTCGCCGGCATCGGCGCCGCCCGCGGCGAGAAGCGCGCGGCGGGCCGCTCCGGCCGCGAGGTCACCCGCAGCGAACCCCCCACCCCCACCCACGCCTCGCCCGCCCCGGCCCCCACCCCCTGA
- a CDS encoding LysR family transcriptional regulator, translated as MIDASEQLPDLGRLRLLVELSRLGTMAAVAERTGYGTSAVSKHLAVLEQEVGTRLLTPVGRRVRLTPAGERLVGHAVGILAAVEEARAELRGASGPAGRVRLASFVSAVEPTVVPALGRLRSEHPRVEVQLYEHEPEQTLALLLSGDVDLGIVYDYSLVPRPVPDGLSARQFATQPMVLLLPSGHTGDPGPGGPVPLSGLSRLSGAGWITNSRGSDDDELVQRVCAMAGFTPRIVHRVDSLHLVNLLTGAGLGVALLAESGVERQRDDVVTRPLDPLVGTRRHFLVARAGQWSWPPIATVARLLTG; from the coding sequence ATGATCGATGCGTCCGAACAGCTCCCCGACCTCGGCCGGCTGCGCCTGCTGGTCGAGCTGAGCCGCCTGGGCACGATGGCCGCCGTCGCCGAGCGCACCGGCTACGGCACCTCCGCGGTCTCCAAGCACCTCGCCGTCCTGGAGCAGGAGGTCGGCACCCGGCTGCTCACCCCGGTCGGCCGCCGTGTGCGGCTCACCCCGGCGGGCGAGCGCCTGGTCGGGCACGCCGTGGGGATCCTCGCGGCGGTCGAGGAGGCCCGGGCCGAGCTGCGCGGGGCGTCCGGCCCGGCCGGCCGGGTGCGGCTGGCGAGCTTCGTCAGCGCCGTGGAGCCCACGGTCGTGCCCGCGCTCGGCCGGCTCCGCTCGGAGCACCCGCGCGTCGAGGTGCAGCTGTACGAGCACGAGCCGGAGCAGACCCTCGCGCTGCTGCTGTCCGGGGACGTCGATCTCGGCATCGTCTACGACTACAGCCTGGTGCCGCGCCCGGTGCCGGACGGCCTCAGCGCCCGGCAGTTCGCCACCCAGCCGATGGTGCTCCTGCTGCCGTCCGGGCACACCGGCGACCCGGGGCCGGGCGGGCCGGTGCCGCTGTCCGGGCTGAGCCGGCTGTCCGGGGCCGGGTGGATCACCAACTCGCGCGGCAGCGACGACGACGAGCTGGTGCAGCGGGTGTGCGCGATGGCCGGCTTCACCCCGCGGATCGTCCACCGGGTCGACAGCCTGCACCTGGTGAACCTGCTGACCGGGGCGGGGCTCGGTGTGGCGCTGCTCGCCGAGTCGGGGGTGGAGCGGCAGCGCGACGACGTGGTGACCCGTCCGCTGGACCCGCTGGTCGGCACGCGCCGGCACTTCCTGGTGGCACGCGCCGGTCAGTGGTCGTGGCCGCCGATCGCGACGGTCGCCCGGCTGCTCACGGGGTGA
- a CDS encoding DMT family transporter — MAVFLLGVGAACCLGLGFVLQQLAAQRAPLSDFLSFRLLLDLMRMPQWLLGVFLMICGMLLSALALTKGEVSLVEPLTATNLLFAMALSRRLTGQRLGWHGWSGVALLALGVTAFIVAGRPSGGGPPAAALRHWLVVGVVVGLALLLVGCARRLRPSPEATVLALAAGLLYGLQDALTRISGQVAEDEGVGALLVHWQPYAVVAMGLTGLMLVQSAFETAPLRMSLPALTAAQPLAGIACGVGFLGDRVRVTPGALAWEAAGLAAIAVGVVLLGRHPAMPCAHGTSRKDAAGVGGSGEEPVRIVH; from the coding sequence GTGGCCGTATTCCTGCTCGGGGTGGGGGCCGCTTGCTGTCTGGGGCTGGGCTTCGTACTCCAGCAGCTGGCCGCCCAGCGTGCCCCCCTGTCCGACTTCCTCTCCTTCAGGCTGCTGCTGGACCTCATGCGCATGCCGCAGTGGCTGCTCGGCGTCTTCCTGATGATCTGCGGCATGCTGCTCAGCGCCCTCGCGCTCACCAAGGGCGAGGTCTCGCTCGTCGAACCGCTGACCGCGACCAACCTGCTCTTCGCGATGGCGCTCTCGCGCCGCCTCACCGGCCAGAGACTCGGGTGGCACGGCTGGTCGGGCGTGGCGCTGCTGGCGCTCGGGGTGACGGCGTTCATCGTGGCCGGCCGGCCCTCGGGCGGCGGACCGCCCGCAGCGGCGCTGCGGCACTGGCTCGTGGTCGGCGTCGTCGTCGGCCTGGCGCTGCTCCTGGTGGGCTGCGCGCGGCGGCTGCGCCCGTCACCCGAGGCCACGGTGCTGGCGCTCGCCGCGGGCCTGCTCTACGGCCTCCAGGACGCCCTGACCCGGATCTCCGGCCAGGTGGCCGAGGACGAGGGCGTCGGCGCGCTCCTCGTGCACTGGCAGCCGTACGCCGTCGTCGCGATGGGCCTGACGGGGCTGATGCTCGTGCAGAGCGCCTTCGAGACGGCCCCGCTGCGCATGTCGCTGCCCGCGCTGACCGCCGCCCAGCCGCTCGCCGGGATCGCCTGCGGCGTCGGCTTCCTGGGCGACCGCGTGCGCGTCACGCCGGGAGCGCTGGCCTGGGAGGCGGCGGGACTCGCCGCGATCGCCGTGGGTGTCGTGCTGCTGGGCCGGCATCCGGCGATGCCCTGCGCGCACGGCACGTCCCGGAAGGACGCGGCCGGCGTCGGCGGATCCGGCGAGGAACCCGTCAGGATCGTCCACTGA
- a CDS encoding FUSC family protein, protein MPVLPRGPGRRPLALPTWLAHPLRWQRGPVPWPAVLRGALAAGPLLALGIALGRVEIGVLAGLGALFAGFNDLPGTRRTGVVHIGLPALVAALGVLVGAATQDALSGWWGLPVLFAVGAVSGAVSVIGPVCSRAGMQGLAAMVIGMGLPLPGGPWHKALWFLAGAGCLLLLRLVLRPPRPSGGALEGERASLARIFDALADALDAVGGPGAEAARRRLSAALDRGDEAVRLRRLSRRLLRTRVRRDELLLAERFGVATELTDAAAALLWEARPLPPGTGDGPRRLAGALRTGTPPGPLPAPGPATPARAAFDAMMLHAAVVFARTVPDTDRPEEAAPLPARRPAPLLRRRVLGPVGREYGLKVAVCVTASAAVALALRADHWYWLPLTAAFLVKPDIGPLFSRVVNRCFGTALGVLVFAAVAAVLGGGIWWTAVCASVAGALLPFAARHFALQTSAVTIMVLAFVWAGGDTQAALSRLLDTAIACAIVVVVGHLPRLADPTARVGHLLAVAQRRTGDYLDHVLTAPAGERPEERRVLRRAAYSALGEARVAAETLAAELPSRHGGNGDWFRVVAASERIVDAATACVVRMEQGAPRPSAREGAQVAAALTAVADTLDGRAPAAGPPELPAAPECETLADVVAELHFIRAIVAGLPVPVRGRRTTRPPVETAAAASTAAAAGRESPAGNRRDQDG, encoded by the coding sequence ATGCCCGTGCTGCCCCGTGGCCCCGGCCGCCGACCGCTCGCCCTGCCGACCTGGCTGGCCCATCCGCTGCGCTGGCAGCGAGGGCCGGTGCCCTGGCCGGCCGTGCTGCGCGGGGCGCTGGCGGCCGGGCCCCTGCTCGCGCTGGGGATCGCGCTGGGACGCGTCGAGATCGGGGTGCTGGCCGGGCTCGGGGCCCTGTTCGCGGGCTTCAACGACCTTCCCGGCACCCGCAGGACGGGCGTCGTCCACATCGGGCTGCCCGCGCTCGTCGCCGCGCTCGGCGTGCTGGTGGGTGCCGCGACGCAGGACGCCCTGAGCGGGTGGTGGGGGCTGCCGGTGCTCTTCGCGGTGGGCGCGGTGTCGGGCGCGGTCAGCGTGATCGGCCCGGTCTGCTCGCGGGCCGGGATGCAGGGGCTGGCCGCCATGGTGATCGGGATGGGCCTGCCGTTGCCCGGCGGGCCCTGGCACAAGGCGCTGTGGTTCCTCGCCGGGGCGGGCTGCCTGCTCCTGCTGCGGCTCGTGCTGCGGCCGCCGCGCCCGTCCGGCGGGGCGCTGGAGGGCGAGCGCGCCTCGCTGGCCCGGATCTTCGACGCCCTCGCCGACGCTCTCGACGCCGTCGGCGGACCCGGGGCGGAGGCGGCGCGGCGGAGGCTCAGCGCCGCCCTGGACCGCGGTGACGAGGCGGTCCGGCTGCGCCGGCTCAGCCGGCGGCTGCTGCGTACCCGCGTACGCCGCGACGAACTGCTGCTCGCCGAGCGCTTCGGCGTGGCCACCGAGCTGACCGACGCCGCCGCGGCCCTGCTCTGGGAGGCCCGTCCCCTGCCGCCCGGGACCGGCGACGGCCCGCGGCGGCTCGCGGGGGCCCTGCGGACCGGAACGCCGCCCGGCCCCCTCCCGGCGCCCGGGCCGGCCACCCCCGCCCGCGCCGCCTTCGACGCGATGATGCTGCACGCCGCCGTCGTCTTCGCCCGCACGGTCCCGGACACGGACCGGCCCGAGGAGGCCGCGCCGCTCCCCGCCCGCCGCCCGGCGCCGCTGCTGCGCCGCCGCGTCCTCGGTCCCGTGGGCCGTGAGTACGGACTGAAGGTCGCGGTGTGCGTCACCGCCAGCGCGGCCGTGGCCCTGGCCCTGCGGGCGGACCACTGGTACTGGCTGCCGCTCACGGCGGCGTTCCTGGTGAAGCCGGACATCGGCCCGCTGTTCTCCCGGGTCGTCAACCGCTGCTTCGGTACGGCGCTCGGCGTGCTGGTCTTCGCCGCGGTGGCCGCGGTCCTCGGGGGCGGGATCTGGTGGACCGCGGTCTGCGCCTCCGTGGCGGGCGCGCTGCTGCCGTTCGCGGCCCGCCACTTCGCGCTGCAGACCTCCGCCGTCACGATCATGGTGCTGGCGTTCGTCTGGGCCGGCGGCGACACCCAGGCCGCCCTGTCCCGCCTGCTGGACACCGCGATCGCCTGCGCGATCGTCGTCGTCGTGGGCCACCTCCCGCGGCTCGCCGACCCCACCGCACGGGTCGGCCACCTGCTGGCCGTCGCACAGCGGCGCACCGGGGACTACCTCGACCACGTCCTGACCGCGCCCGCCGGCGAGCGGCCCGAGGAACGCAGGGTGCTGCGCCGGGCGGCCTACAGCGCCCTGGGCGAGGCCCGCGTCGCCGCCGAGACCCTCGCCGCCGAGCTGCCCTCACGGCACGGCGGGAACGGCGACTGGTTCCGGGTGGTCGCCGCCTCCGAGCGGATCGTGGACGCGGCCACCGCCTGCGTCGTCCGGATGGAGCAAGGGGCCCCGCGTCCGTCGGCCCGCGAGGGGGCGCAGGTGGCCGCCGCGCTCACGGCGGTCGCCGACACCCTGGACGGCCGGGCCCCCGCCGCGGGCCCTCCGGAGCTCCCCGCGGCCCCCGAGTGCGAGACGCTCGCCGACGTCGTCGCCGAGCTGCACTTCATCCGCGCCATCGTGGCGGGCCTGCCCGTGCCCGTGCGGGGCAGGCGCACCACACGGCCCCCCGTTGAGACCGCAGCGGCCGCCTCGACCGCCGCGGCCGCAGGCCGGGAGTCACCGGCGGGCAATCGTCGCGATCAAGACGGGTGA
- a CDS encoding L,D-transpeptidase family protein, translating to MAVPAVVAGTAAAVPWAPTALPDRMADTGGGTQLITAVAASPESTTGTLTWWDRRDGRWVAAGSAAARFGGGGLVEGGTRVQDTSTTPTGLYDLPFAFGTKAPPPGTTTRYLPVTEDSWWCQDNASDSYNRWVEPLPEDCAPGESEHLADFGRQYAHALVIGFNYRHPVRERGAGIFLHVNGRAATAGCVSVPAGAMRRILAWADPGRDPHIAIGTEPGRGGTAVTRY from the coding sequence ATCGCCGTGCCGGCCGTCGTGGCCGGCACGGCGGCCGCGGTCCCCTGGGCGCCGACCGCGCTGCCGGACCGCATGGCGGACACCGGCGGCGGCACCCAGCTGATCACCGCGGTCGCCGCCTCCCCGGAGTCCACCACCGGGACGCTGACCTGGTGGGACCGCCGCGACGGCCGCTGGGTCGCCGCGGGCTCCGCGGCCGCCCGCTTCGGCGGCGGCGGCCTCGTCGAGGGCGGGACCCGCGTGCAGGACACCTCGACCACCCCGACCGGGCTGTACGACCTCCCGTTCGCGTTCGGCACCAAGGCGCCGCCCCCCGGCACGACGACGCGGTACCTGCCGGTCACCGAGGACTCCTGGTGGTGCCAGGACAACGCCTCGGACTCCTACAACCGCTGGGTCGAACCGCTGCCCGAGGACTGCGCCCCCGGGGAGTCCGAGCACCTCGCCGACTTCGGGCGGCAGTACGCGCACGCCCTCGTCATCGGCTTCAACTACCGCCACCCGGTCCGCGAACGCGGCGCCGGGATCTTCCTCCACGTGAACGGCCGCGCCGCCACGGCGGGTTGCGTCTCGGTCCCGGCCGGCGCCATGCGCCGCATCCTGGCCTGGGCCGACCCCGGCCGTGACCCCCACATCGCGATCGGCACGGAGCCGGGCCGCGGCGGGACCGCGGTCACGCGGTACTAG
- a CDS encoding glutathione peroxidase — translation MSIYDIPLRTLTGEPASLADHRGKALLIVNVASKCGLTPQYEGLERLQKRYADRGFTVLGFPSNQFAGQEPGTAEEIATFCSATYGVSFPLYEKADVNGEQRHPLYAALTGTADAEGQAGDVQWNFEKFLVGGDGQVVGRFRPRTEPEADEIVAAIEAQLPA, via the coding sequence GTGAGCATCTACGACATCCCGCTGCGCACCCTCACCGGTGAGCCCGCCTCCCTCGCCGACCACCGGGGCAAGGCCCTGCTGATCGTCAACGTGGCCTCCAAGTGCGGTCTGACCCCGCAGTACGAAGGCCTGGAGCGGCTGCAGAAGCGGTATGCCGACCGTGGGTTCACCGTGCTGGGCTTCCCCAGCAACCAGTTCGCGGGCCAGGAGCCGGGCACGGCCGAGGAGATCGCGACCTTCTGCTCCGCGACCTACGGCGTGAGCTTCCCGCTCTACGAGAAGGCCGACGTCAACGGTGAGCAGCGGCACCCGCTGTACGCCGCGCTGACCGGGACCGCCGACGCCGAGGGCCAGGCGGGCGACGTCCAGTGGAACTTCGAGAAGTTCCTCGTCGGCGGCGACGGCCAGGTCGTCGGCCGCTTCCGCCCCCGCACCGAGCCCGAGGCCGACGAGATCGTCGCCGCCATCGAGGCGCAGCTCCCCGCTTGA